The proteins below are encoded in one region of Bremerella sp. P1:
- a CDS encoding PhoH family protein, translating to MYEATIKFLDHASVLQLFGSRDQHLRRIRDSLNVTITHRDERVSISGEERNVVKAMKVVEDLRHRLERNGALFSEDLDEALADASGESIPRKTIPISTFQKGGAVKPRTPGQVAYVEAIRTHNMVFALGPAGTGKTYLAVAMAVEALLENRIGKIVLVRPAVEAGEQLGFLPGTLYEKINPYLRPMLDSLTEMMEPNLINQYMATDVIEVVPLAFMRGRTLKNAFIILDEAQNTTTAQMKMFLTRMGKDSRMVISGDTTQNDLPPRVRSGLTDALYRLRNIDGIARVELSNADIQRHPLVQKIVDAYETDSQSEPAGEGN from the coding sequence ATGTACGAAGCGACGATCAAATTTTTGGACCATGCATCGGTCCTCCAACTTTTCGGCAGCCGCGATCAACACCTCAGGCGAATCCGCGATTCGTTGAACGTAACGATCACCCATCGTGACGAGCGAGTTAGCATTTCGGGAGAAGAGCGCAATGTCGTCAAAGCGATGAAGGTTGTCGAAGACCTGCGGCATCGCCTGGAGCGCAATGGCGCCCTTTTCTCCGAAGACCTCGACGAGGCGCTGGCCGACGCTAGTGGCGAGTCGATCCCTCGCAAGACGATCCCCATTTCGACCTTCCAGAAAGGTGGCGCGGTCAAACCTCGCACGCCTGGGCAGGTCGCCTATGTTGAAGCGATTCGTACGCATAACATGGTCTTCGCGCTGGGGCCTGCCGGTACAGGTAAAACCTATCTGGCCGTCGCCATGGCCGTGGAAGCCTTGTTAGAGAACCGAATCGGGAAGATCGTGCTGGTACGACCTGCGGTCGAAGCAGGCGAACAGCTTGGGTTTCTTCCTGGTACGTTGTATGAGAAGATCAACCCTTACTTGCGTCCGATGTTGGATTCGCTCACCGAAATGATGGAGCCGAATCTCATCAACCAGTACATGGCAACCGATGTGATTGAAGTTGTCCCACTCGCGTTCATGCGGGGGCGGACGTTGAAGAATGCCTTCATCATTTTGGACGAAGCACAAAATACGACCACCGCGCAAATGAAGATGTTTCTGACCCGTATGGGCAAGGATTCACGGATGGTCATCAGTGGCGATACGACACAAAATGACTTGCCGCCTCGCGTGCGAAGTGGTTTAACGGATGCACTATATCGCCTCCGCAATATCGATGGTATTGCTCGCGTCGAGTTAAGCAACGCAGATATCCAGCGTCACCCGCTGGTTCAAAAGATTGTGGATGCCTACGAAACGGACTCGCAAAGCGAGCCCGCCGGCGAAGGCAACTAA